From a region of the Anomalospiza imberbis isolate Cuckoo-Finch-1a 21T00152 chromosome 3, ASM3175350v1, whole genome shotgun sequence genome:
- the ARHGEF33 gene encoding rho guanine nucleotide exchange factor 33 isoform X1: protein MDTNKHEGGTESVPVSTPATQISQLQALASELKAGFTEAMQELSRIQHGEYALEEKVKSCRCAMEEKVAEMKNSLNTFKEELSDAKSMIEEISAKQEEMQQKIEQLQQEKRRESRKMKAKRAQKDDHGSQTVPTPLQGSPFRSINLPEPVLINEDFTSLLHNVTYEKVSDTRIMPMGEGGVKVIAGPGAAIETDDSLKPSLATEGQSKMHLPSTVWKQPKDTKDWGDEYISKEQPERGKDMGQSRYSSADNIICEPSLAAKRQNIALELLESERKYVINLSLILKIKATLQGPDVKRSTKERSFFPNSLRFLVQQHVDLLHALQERVLSWPRQGILGDIFLKLTNDENNFLDYYVAYLRDLPECISLIHVVILKEVEEEIKSDLYILFFHIVQRIPEYLIHLQNVLKFTEQEHPDYYLLLVCVQRLRVFISHYSLLFQCNEDLLIQKRKKLKNPTMDFSSLRSSLVKLYKGLTSQCTSQEVSPTPSAASMRDSGIHTEEAIQSFPAAPSSGTTTPHLMPQMKKPQPTVMENIQAVKSPDWEMESRKHERPENILASSQLTEQELKALTAPLQSIPEMEYEAPPADAVGNTERAIRSSVELLQDARNFAPSYEDFDYPGEVFTMPGPYEDDTFQNLALFENCSPASSESSLDICFLRPVNFTSEPERTDHALQPLPKSCTPVSSSTYKREMFHSKGKQLSRSLKELPRSAEGVSTRLYSTRSSSGSRLQQKQDRNVQPHMISASSRSSQRSYFPPQRGAGEKPSFLEELHAEDNTRFCQKDDNEQTSFSDHNPRHEPKGGFRSSFRKLFKKK, encoded by the exons ATGGACACAAACAAACACGAAG GAGGGACTGAAAGTGTGCCTGTGAGTACCCCTGCAACACAGATTTCGCAG TTGCAGGCATTAGCCTCTGAGCTGAAGGCGGGTTTCACAGAAGCAATGCAGGAGCTGTCACGCATCCAGCATGGAGAGTATGCCCTGGAAGAGAAGGTCAAGAGCTGCCGCTGTGCCATGGAAGAGAAGGTGGCTGAGATGAAGAATTCCCTCAACACTTTCAAG GAGGAGCTCAGCGATGCAAAGTCAATGATTGAAGAAATCAGTGCCAAGCAGGAGGAAATGCAACAGAAAAttgagcagctgcagcaagaGAAGAGGCGGGAATCACGGAAAATGAAAGCTAA AAGAGCACAGAAGGATGACCATGGGTCACAGACAGTGCCAACACCTCTCCAGGGCAGCCCATTTCGATCCATCAACCTCCCAGAGCCTGTGCTGATTAATGAAGATTTTACAAGTCTTTTACACAACGTGACTTATGAAAAAG TGTCTGACACCAGGATCATGCCCATGGGAGAAGGAGGTGTGAAAGTCATAGCAGGCCCAG GGGCAGCCATAGAGACAGATGACAGCCTCAAGCCTTCCCTGGCAACAGAGGGGCAGTCGAAAATGCATCTGCCATCAACAGTATGGAAGCAGCCCAAGGACACCAAGGACTGGGGAGATGAATACATTTCCAAAGAGCAACCAGAGAGAGGGAAAGACATGGGCCAAAGCAGATACAGCTCAGCAGACAACATAATATGTGAACCCTCTTTGGCTG CCAAAAGGCAGAACATCGccttggagctgctggaatcAGAAAGGAAGTATGTCATCAACCTTTCCCTAATCCTGAAGATCAAGGCCACGCTGCAAGGGCCAGATGTGAAAAGAAGCACCAAAGAGAGAAG CTTTTTCCCCAACTCTTTGCGGTTCCTGGTGCAGCAGCACGTGGATTTACTGCATGCTCTCCAGGAGAGAGTCCTGAGCTGGCCACGACAAGGGATCCTAGGAGACATCTTCCTGAAGCTGACAAATGATGAG AATAATTTTCTGGACTACTACGTTGCTTACCTGAGGGACTTGCCAGAATGCATCTCTCTGATCCACGTGGTGATCCTGAAGGAG GTAGAAGAAGAAATCAAGTCTGATCTCTACATTCTGTTCTTTCATATAGTCCAACGAATCCCTGAATACCTTATTCATCTACAG AATGTCCTGAAGTTCACGGAGCAAGAGCACCCTGACTATTACCTGCTGCTGGTGTGCGTGCAGCGCCTCCGGGTTTTCATCTCACACTACAGCCTCCTCTTCCAATGCAACGAAGACCTGCTGatacagaagaggaaaaagctgAAGAA CCCGACGATGGATTTCTCCTCCCTCAGGTCATCCCTGGTGAAGTTGTACAAAGGTCTCACCTCCCAGTGTACAAGCCAGGAGGTTTCTCCAACACCCAGTGCAGCATCAATGCGGGACAGTGGCATCCACACCGAAGAGGCCATACAGTCATTCCCAGCAGCACCTTCCTCTGGCACAACCACCCC GCATTTGATGCCACAGATGAAGAAACCCCAGCCAACGGTGATGGAGAACATCCAGGCTGTAAAGTCCCCTGACTGGGAGATGGAAAGCAGAAAACACGAGAGGCCAGAGAACATCCTTGCCTCCTCTCAGCTGACAGAGCAGGAACTCAAGGCCTTGACAGCTCCCTTGCAATCCATCCCCGAAATGGAGTACGAAGCGCCACCGGCTGACGCGGTGGGGAACACCGAGAGAGCCATCAGAAgctctgtggagctgctgcaggatgcCAGGAACTTTGCACCAAGCTACGAAGACTTTGACTACCCCGGGGAGGTTTTCACCATGCCAGGCCCCTACGAAGATGACACCTTCCAAAACCTTGCTCTCTTTGAGAACTGCTCCCCAGCCTCTTCTGAGTCCAGCCTGGATATTTGCTTCCTCAGGCCTGTGAACTTCACCTCAGAACCGGAGAGGACAGACCATGCCTTGCAGCCACTGCCTAAGAGCTGCACTCCCGTGAGCAGCAGCACCTACAAGCGTGAGATGTTCCACAGCAAGGGGAAGCAGCTGAGCAGGTCCCTGAAGGAGCTGCCGCGGAGCGCGGAGGGCGTGAGCACCAGACTCTACAGCACACGGAGCAGCAGTGGGAGCCGTCTGCAGCAGAAGCAGGACAGGAATGTTCAGCCTCACATGATCTCAGCCTCATCTCGAAGCTCCCAAAGGAGCTACTTCCCCCCACAGAGAGGAGCGGGTGAAAAACCGAGCTTTTTGGAA gAGCTCCATGCAGAAGACAACACCAGGTTCTGCCAGAAGGATGACAATGAGCAAACATCCTTCAGCGACCACAACCCGCGGCACGAGCCCAAGGGGGGGTTCCGGAGCTCCTTCCGCAAGCTCTTCAAAAAGAAATAA
- the ARHGEF33 gene encoding rho guanine nucleotide exchange factor 33 isoform X2, whose translation MDTNKHEGGTESVPVSTPATQISQLQALASELKAGFTEAMQELSRIQHGEYALEEKVKSCRCAMEEKVAEMKNSLNTFKEELSDAKSMIEEISAKQEEMQQKIEQLQQEKRRESRKMKAKRAQKDDHGSQTVPTPLQGSPFRSINLPEPVLINEDFTSLLHNVTYEKVSDTRIMPMGEGGVKVIAGPGAAIETDDSLKPSLATEGQSKMHLPSTVWKQPKDTKDWGDEYISKEQPERGKDMGQSRYSSADNIICEPSLAAKRQNIALELLESERKYVINLSLILKIKATLQGPDVKRSTKERSFFPNSLRFLVQQHVDLLHALQERVLSWPRQGILGDIFLKLTNDENNFLDYYVAYLRDLPECISLIHVVILKEVEEEIKSDLYILFFHIVQRIPEYLIHLQNVLKFTEQEHPDYYLLLVCVQRLRVFISHYSLLFQCNEDLLIQKRKKLKKSSLVKLYKGLTSQCTSQEVSPTPSAASMRDSGIHTEEAIQSFPAAPSSGTTTPHLMPQMKKPQPTVMENIQAVKSPDWEMESRKHERPENILASSQLTEQELKALTAPLQSIPEMEYEAPPADAVGNTERAIRSSVELLQDARNFAPSYEDFDYPGEVFTMPGPYEDDTFQNLALFENCSPASSESSLDICFLRPVNFTSEPERTDHALQPLPKSCTPVSSSTYKREMFHSKGKQLSRSLKELPRSAEGVSTRLYSTRSSSGSRLQQKQDRNVQPHMISASSRSSQRSYFPPQRGAGEKPSFLEELHAEDNTRFCQKDDNEQTSFSDHNPRHEPKGGFRSSFRKLFKKK comes from the exons ATGGACACAAACAAACACGAAG GAGGGACTGAAAGTGTGCCTGTGAGTACCCCTGCAACACAGATTTCGCAG TTGCAGGCATTAGCCTCTGAGCTGAAGGCGGGTTTCACAGAAGCAATGCAGGAGCTGTCACGCATCCAGCATGGAGAGTATGCCCTGGAAGAGAAGGTCAAGAGCTGCCGCTGTGCCATGGAAGAGAAGGTGGCTGAGATGAAGAATTCCCTCAACACTTTCAAG GAGGAGCTCAGCGATGCAAAGTCAATGATTGAAGAAATCAGTGCCAAGCAGGAGGAAATGCAACAGAAAAttgagcagctgcagcaagaGAAGAGGCGGGAATCACGGAAAATGAAAGCTAA AAGAGCACAGAAGGATGACCATGGGTCACAGACAGTGCCAACACCTCTCCAGGGCAGCCCATTTCGATCCATCAACCTCCCAGAGCCTGTGCTGATTAATGAAGATTTTACAAGTCTTTTACACAACGTGACTTATGAAAAAG TGTCTGACACCAGGATCATGCCCATGGGAGAAGGAGGTGTGAAAGTCATAGCAGGCCCAG GGGCAGCCATAGAGACAGATGACAGCCTCAAGCCTTCCCTGGCAACAGAGGGGCAGTCGAAAATGCATCTGCCATCAACAGTATGGAAGCAGCCCAAGGACACCAAGGACTGGGGAGATGAATACATTTCCAAAGAGCAACCAGAGAGAGGGAAAGACATGGGCCAAAGCAGATACAGCTCAGCAGACAACATAATATGTGAACCCTCTTTGGCTG CCAAAAGGCAGAACATCGccttggagctgctggaatcAGAAAGGAAGTATGTCATCAACCTTTCCCTAATCCTGAAGATCAAGGCCACGCTGCAAGGGCCAGATGTGAAAAGAAGCACCAAAGAGAGAAG CTTTTTCCCCAACTCTTTGCGGTTCCTGGTGCAGCAGCACGTGGATTTACTGCATGCTCTCCAGGAGAGAGTCCTGAGCTGGCCACGACAAGGGATCCTAGGAGACATCTTCCTGAAGCTGACAAATGATGAG AATAATTTTCTGGACTACTACGTTGCTTACCTGAGGGACTTGCCAGAATGCATCTCTCTGATCCACGTGGTGATCCTGAAGGAG GTAGAAGAAGAAATCAAGTCTGATCTCTACATTCTGTTCTTTCATATAGTCCAACGAATCCCTGAATACCTTATTCATCTACAG AATGTCCTGAAGTTCACGGAGCAAGAGCACCCTGACTATTACCTGCTGCTGGTGTGCGTGCAGCGCCTCCGGGTTTTCATCTCACACTACAGCCTCCTCTTCCAATGCAACGAAGACCTGCTGatacagaagaggaaaaagctgAAGAA GTCATCCCTGGTGAAGTTGTACAAAGGTCTCACCTCCCAGTGTACAAGCCAGGAGGTTTCTCCAACACCCAGTGCAGCATCAATGCGGGACAGTGGCATCCACACCGAAGAGGCCATACAGTCATTCCCAGCAGCACCTTCCTCTGGCACAACCACCCC GCATTTGATGCCACAGATGAAGAAACCCCAGCCAACGGTGATGGAGAACATCCAGGCTGTAAAGTCCCCTGACTGGGAGATGGAAAGCAGAAAACACGAGAGGCCAGAGAACATCCTTGCCTCCTCTCAGCTGACAGAGCAGGAACTCAAGGCCTTGACAGCTCCCTTGCAATCCATCCCCGAAATGGAGTACGAAGCGCCACCGGCTGACGCGGTGGGGAACACCGAGAGAGCCATCAGAAgctctgtggagctgctgcaggatgcCAGGAACTTTGCACCAAGCTACGAAGACTTTGACTACCCCGGGGAGGTTTTCACCATGCCAGGCCCCTACGAAGATGACACCTTCCAAAACCTTGCTCTCTTTGAGAACTGCTCCCCAGCCTCTTCTGAGTCCAGCCTGGATATTTGCTTCCTCAGGCCTGTGAACTTCACCTCAGAACCGGAGAGGACAGACCATGCCTTGCAGCCACTGCCTAAGAGCTGCACTCCCGTGAGCAGCAGCACCTACAAGCGTGAGATGTTCCACAGCAAGGGGAAGCAGCTGAGCAGGTCCCTGAAGGAGCTGCCGCGGAGCGCGGAGGGCGTGAGCACCAGACTCTACAGCACACGGAGCAGCAGTGGGAGCCGTCTGCAGCAGAAGCAGGACAGGAATGTTCAGCCTCACATGATCTCAGCCTCATCTCGAAGCTCCCAAAGGAGCTACTTCCCCCCACAGAGAGGAGCGGGTGAAAAACCGAGCTTTTTGGAA gAGCTCCATGCAGAAGACAACACCAGGTTCTGCCAGAAGGATGACAATGAGCAAACATCCTTCAGCGACCACAACCCGCGGCACGAGCCCAAGGGGGGGTTCCGGAGCTCCTTCCGCAAGCTCTTCAAAAAGAAATAA
- the ARHGEF33 gene encoding rho guanine nucleotide exchange factor 33 isoform X3 has product MLGRISVVKLQALASELKAGFTEAMQELSRIQHGEYALEEKVKSCRCAMEEKVAEMKNSLNTFKEELSDAKSMIEEISAKQEEMQQKIEQLQQEKRRESRKMKAKRAQKDDHGSQTVPTPLQGSPFRSINLPEPVLINEDFTSLLHNVTYEKVSDTRIMPMGEGGVKVIAGPGAAIETDDSLKPSLATEGQSKMHLPSTVWKQPKDTKDWGDEYISKEQPERGKDMGQSRYSSADNIICEPSLAAKRQNIALELLESERKYVINLSLILKIKATLQGPDVKRSTKERSFFPNSLRFLVQQHVDLLHALQERVLSWPRQGILGDIFLKLTNDENNFLDYYVAYLRDLPECISLIHVVILKEVEEEIKSDLYILFFHIVQRIPEYLIHLQNVLKFTEQEHPDYYLLLVCVQRLRVFISHYSLLFQCNEDLLIQKRKKLKNPTMDFSSLRSSLVKLYKGLTSQCTSQEVSPTPSAASMRDSGIHTEEAIQSFPAAPSSGTTTPHLMPQMKKPQPTVMENIQAVKSPDWEMESRKHERPENILASSQLTEQELKALTAPLQSIPEMEYEAPPADAVGNTERAIRSSVELLQDARNFAPSYEDFDYPGEVFTMPGPYEDDTFQNLALFENCSPASSESSLDICFLRPVNFTSEPERTDHALQPLPKSCTPVSSSTYKREMFHSKGKQLSRSLKELPRSAEGVSTRLYSTRSSSGSRLQQKQDRNVQPHMISASSRSSQRSYFPPQRGAGEKPSFLEELHAEDNTRFCQKDDNEQTSFSDHNPRHEPKGGFRSSFRKLFKKK; this is encoded by the exons ATGTTAGGCCGAATTTCTGTTGTAAAG TTGCAGGCATTAGCCTCTGAGCTGAAGGCGGGTTTCACAGAAGCAATGCAGGAGCTGTCACGCATCCAGCATGGAGAGTATGCCCTGGAAGAGAAGGTCAAGAGCTGCCGCTGTGCCATGGAAGAGAAGGTGGCTGAGATGAAGAATTCCCTCAACACTTTCAAG GAGGAGCTCAGCGATGCAAAGTCAATGATTGAAGAAATCAGTGCCAAGCAGGAGGAAATGCAACAGAAAAttgagcagctgcagcaagaGAAGAGGCGGGAATCACGGAAAATGAAAGCTAA AAGAGCACAGAAGGATGACCATGGGTCACAGACAGTGCCAACACCTCTCCAGGGCAGCCCATTTCGATCCATCAACCTCCCAGAGCCTGTGCTGATTAATGAAGATTTTACAAGTCTTTTACACAACGTGACTTATGAAAAAG TGTCTGACACCAGGATCATGCCCATGGGAGAAGGAGGTGTGAAAGTCATAGCAGGCCCAG GGGCAGCCATAGAGACAGATGACAGCCTCAAGCCTTCCCTGGCAACAGAGGGGCAGTCGAAAATGCATCTGCCATCAACAGTATGGAAGCAGCCCAAGGACACCAAGGACTGGGGAGATGAATACATTTCCAAAGAGCAACCAGAGAGAGGGAAAGACATGGGCCAAAGCAGATACAGCTCAGCAGACAACATAATATGTGAACCCTCTTTGGCTG CCAAAAGGCAGAACATCGccttggagctgctggaatcAGAAAGGAAGTATGTCATCAACCTTTCCCTAATCCTGAAGATCAAGGCCACGCTGCAAGGGCCAGATGTGAAAAGAAGCACCAAAGAGAGAAG CTTTTTCCCCAACTCTTTGCGGTTCCTGGTGCAGCAGCACGTGGATTTACTGCATGCTCTCCAGGAGAGAGTCCTGAGCTGGCCACGACAAGGGATCCTAGGAGACATCTTCCTGAAGCTGACAAATGATGAG AATAATTTTCTGGACTACTACGTTGCTTACCTGAGGGACTTGCCAGAATGCATCTCTCTGATCCACGTGGTGATCCTGAAGGAG GTAGAAGAAGAAATCAAGTCTGATCTCTACATTCTGTTCTTTCATATAGTCCAACGAATCCCTGAATACCTTATTCATCTACAG AATGTCCTGAAGTTCACGGAGCAAGAGCACCCTGACTATTACCTGCTGCTGGTGTGCGTGCAGCGCCTCCGGGTTTTCATCTCACACTACAGCCTCCTCTTCCAATGCAACGAAGACCTGCTGatacagaagaggaaaaagctgAAGAA CCCGACGATGGATTTCTCCTCCCTCAGGTCATCCCTGGTGAAGTTGTACAAAGGTCTCACCTCCCAGTGTACAAGCCAGGAGGTTTCTCCAACACCCAGTGCAGCATCAATGCGGGACAGTGGCATCCACACCGAAGAGGCCATACAGTCATTCCCAGCAGCACCTTCCTCTGGCACAACCACCCC GCATTTGATGCCACAGATGAAGAAACCCCAGCCAACGGTGATGGAGAACATCCAGGCTGTAAAGTCCCCTGACTGGGAGATGGAAAGCAGAAAACACGAGAGGCCAGAGAACATCCTTGCCTCCTCTCAGCTGACAGAGCAGGAACTCAAGGCCTTGACAGCTCCCTTGCAATCCATCCCCGAAATGGAGTACGAAGCGCCACCGGCTGACGCGGTGGGGAACACCGAGAGAGCCATCAGAAgctctgtggagctgctgcaggatgcCAGGAACTTTGCACCAAGCTACGAAGACTTTGACTACCCCGGGGAGGTTTTCACCATGCCAGGCCCCTACGAAGATGACACCTTCCAAAACCTTGCTCTCTTTGAGAACTGCTCCCCAGCCTCTTCTGAGTCCAGCCTGGATATTTGCTTCCTCAGGCCTGTGAACTTCACCTCAGAACCGGAGAGGACAGACCATGCCTTGCAGCCACTGCCTAAGAGCTGCACTCCCGTGAGCAGCAGCACCTACAAGCGTGAGATGTTCCACAGCAAGGGGAAGCAGCTGAGCAGGTCCCTGAAGGAGCTGCCGCGGAGCGCGGAGGGCGTGAGCACCAGACTCTACAGCACACGGAGCAGCAGTGGGAGCCGTCTGCAGCAGAAGCAGGACAGGAATGTTCAGCCTCACATGATCTCAGCCTCATCTCGAAGCTCCCAAAGGAGCTACTTCCCCCCACAGAGAGGAGCGGGTGAAAAACCGAGCTTTTTGGAA gAGCTCCATGCAGAAGACAACACCAGGTTCTGCCAGAAGGATGACAATGAGCAAACATCCTTCAGCGACCACAACCCGCGGCACGAGCCCAAGGGGGGGTTCCGGAGCTCCTTCCGCAAGCTCTTCAAAAAGAAATAA